The Deinococcus gobiensis I-0 genome includes the window CGTTCCTTTATCGCCTGGACGATCTGTGCCATCTGCTCGAAGGGTCAAGGCTATCTGTATCCAATGTCTTTCACGCGCCCTGGCAATTGACGTCAGCACAAGTGGGCTATCCCACATTGTGGGCAGCGATTCTGAATGGCCAAATCGGACTGGTGGAGCAGGTGATCGTCGCCAAGGCCAACCGAAAAGGGGGCAACTGATCTGTTGCAAGAAGAAGAGTCGTCATGCAACACGATGACACATCGCCCTTGGCTCTCCTTGGCCTCTGCAGGCCTCTAGAAGCCTCAGCGGAGCTGTGGGTGCACATCCGGGCGTGTGCAACCCCTCCAGACGCCTTCTTGACCTTCCTAGGCGGACATGAAGGGGGATGATATGGCATTGGTGCATGTGCACCAATGCTAATAGGAGAACACCGTCTGAGAGCTAGCTAATCTGAATAGATGTTCTTTGCTTAAAACATTATGTTTATCGATGCAACGACTGTTGAGCAAAATACCCTCCTGATGCGAGAAAACAGCACAAATCTGCTTGTGCATGATGCACAAGCAGATGAGCTGAAGTCCGTCCTAGCGAGGGTTTTGAGGATTACCGCTTTGTCACAGGTAAACTCCCGTCTTACACACAGAAACCATCAGGTCTCCGGAGACCTGATGGTTTAGGGAGCTGAGAAATTCAGAGACCAAGCAAAAGCGGCAGCCAGAATGGCTGCCGCTTTTGCTTGGTCTCTACTTCCTGGTGGTGCGGCTCTTGGCTTTGGGCTTGGCCGCCTTGCGCGAGTTGCCCAGGTGTTGCCCCTTCTCGAAGCTCGACTGCATCTTGCGCCGCGTCTCTTCCACCATCGCCGCAAAATCCACCGCCCCGGCTTCCACCGCTTCCAGACTCGCCTTCGGGGCCGCCGTCCGGCGGGTCACCGTACTCAGCGACTCGTTCACCCCGTCAAACCACTTCTGGTAGGCCGGTGTGACATTCACGACCATCTCTTTGACCGTGCGGGCATACGTCTCGTCCGCACCACGGCGGCGATACGCCTTGGGCAGTTCAAAGCGTTCGGGCAGGTCCGCCGCTTCGATCTTGCCTTCGCGCACCGCATCACGAAACTGCTTGTAAAACGCGTCACTGCGTTGGGGGTTCGTCAGCTGTGCCATCTGCGCACTCAACTTTTCGTAGGCCATATCAAGAGTTATAGGTTCCCTTTTCTCTGAACGCAAGTCTACTAGGGCATTGCTCCATCATCTTCGTCTCCTTCGCGTCTCAATAATCCACCGACGATTTCTCAACGATTTCCCACTGAGCTGCGCCAGGAGCAACGCGCTATGACCCAACCCAACTTCATGATCATCGGTGCCGCCAAAGCCGGCACGACCTCGCTCTACCACTACCTCCGGCAGCATCCCCAGATCTACATGACCCCCACCAAGGAAACCAACTACTTCGCGCTGGTGGGGCACCCCCTGGACTACGCGGGCCCGGGCGATCAGGACTACATCACCCGCTTCTCGGTTACGACCCCGGAAGGCTATGCGGCACAATTCGCCGGGGTGCAGGGGGAACGGGCCATCGGAGAGGCCTCGCCGCTCTACCTCTACGATGCCCAGACGCCGCAGCGTCTCAAAGCGGCCGTGCCAGACGTCCGCCTGATCGCGGTGCTGCGAGAACCAGTGACACGGGCCTACTCGGCGTTCTCACACCTGGTGCGCGACGGCCGTGAACCGGCCGTGAGCTTCGCGGAAGCCCTGGAGCTGGAAGAAGACCGGATCGCGGCGGGCTGGGAGCACATCTGGCACTACACCCGCATGGGCCGCTATGCCGAACAGCTGCGGCGGTATCAGGCCCTGTTCGCCCCAGAGCAGCTGCGGGTCTACCTGCATGACGACCTGCTCCGTCGCCCGGACTGGGTGATGCAGGACCTGCTGAAGTTCCTGGAGGTCGATTCGTCCGCGCTGCCGGATCAGTCCGTGCGGCACAACGTCTCTACGCTGGGTCTGCCGCATCTGCCACCCCTTCTGCCGAAGGTGCAGGAGCGGCTGGAGGCCCTGTTCACCCCAGAGCGCGAGGCGCTGGCAGAGTTGCTGGGTCGGGATCTCAGAGACTGGGAGAGACAGGTTCTCACGGCGTACTGAGGAAGAGGGACAGTCAGGCTGGCCTGAGCTGTATCTCCGGACTGAAGGTCAACCGCGCGGGACAGGGACAGGCTCAAACGCCACACCCCGTAGACCTCCCGCCCGGCAGGCCTCCTTCGTCTGCTGAGGAGCATACAGACCCGGCATGTTCTCGAACCGAAGCAGTCCCGGCAGGTCCTGCTCATCCACGGACAGGGCCAGGTGGGTCACCTGATCTGCCCGGATGGATTCCGGATCGCGCGAGGCCGTGGAGGCCACCTCGACCCGCCGCTTCGCCCGCGCGTCGTACTGGGTCACGATGGTCCGTTCCAGGTCGATGACGTTCGTCCACTGCCGCAGTTGCACGATGACGAACTGCGTGGCCACCACCGCTGGATCGGTCAGGGCCCACCGCTGCTCCTCCGGCACGTCTTCGTCGACCGCCTGGGGGCTGTAGATCCGGGTGGGGAACAGGACGTAGGGAAAGGCCCCAGCCTCCAGTGTGGTCAACAGCAGCTTCGGAGACATCAGGAGGAGCCCAGAGTCGGTGTAGGGAAAGTCGGTCCGGGCCAGGCGATCCAGATCACCGATGTACTCGATGAACTCCGGCGCCCTGGCCTGATCCTCAAGTTCAGGGTTGTAGAAGTTGACCGTGTCGTCATCGCTGAAGCTGAGCTGTACGGCGTCATAGTCGTCGGATGCCTGCACGTGATCCAGCGAATGTTCGAGGCTGTAGATCACGCCAGAGGCTCCGTGGGGACGGCGCCGTTCATGGTGAGCCGCAGGCCACCTGACTCCAGCTCCTTGAGAACCTTCTACGGTAGACCCGTCCATGCTGAACAGGTCTGCAAGTTTTGCCAACGGACAAGCCAAACTGCACCGTCCACCTCACCTCCCTGCAAGAAGCCGCTGCCGCAGGCCTTCGATAAACCCGGCCCACTCGCCACGAGCCCGCGCAGCCGTCGCCTGACTCGAGAGCTCCGTTGCGAGAACCGTCCCTACGACCGCCTGGGCCTCCAGGAGGGCAAGTTCCTCTCCGCTGAGCACCCGGCGAAGCATGAGCAGCAACGTGCCGCGTTCCTCCCGCCACTGCTCGGCCGGCGGCAGCCGCGAGAGTGCCTCCCGCTTGGCCACTGCTGCCTGCTCAGCTTGCTGCTCGGCTTCCCGCTGCCGCTCAAGCGCCAGGGAGGGTTGTACGCGCTCACCCTGCGGCACCAGAAGACCAGGAACGAACTCGTATTTCTCCCGGTTCACCAGGAAGTCGGACAGCAGGCCTCCCGCATTGCGGATGGGCGTGCCTCCGGCTGTCCGACGGTACTGCAAGAACTCCACGGCCTCTTGGATCCGCTCCGCATGGTCCCGGGCCAGTTGGACCGCGCGGGGCCCACCCACCCCCTGTTCCCGCAGCAGCCGCACGAGCGCAGGGTCCGGGTCCGTCTCCGTCATGTAGATGTACTCCAGCTGGGTCCCCTGGCCACGTCCCGTCACTCGGATGTCCTGGAGGTAGTGGTTGGCGATGAGCTCCTCGTGCGCCGGTTCGAGGACGCGACGGATCTTATCCGTATCGGTGCTGTTGATGCCACAGGCAGCCCGCCACTCCATCAGGTTGACGGTCAAAGCCGAGCGGATGCTGCCCTCGTCGTCATAGCGGTGCGCTTCAGAGAGGCGGTAGAGGGCCCGTGAGGGAGGTTGCTCCAAACGTTCGAGCACCGTGAGGTTTAGAGGGTGCATGAACCCTGCCCGTAGGCTGTCCGCGACAGGGGCACCAAGGCGCACGCTGAGGGTGCTGTCTGGGACCAGCTCTGGAGGATCATGGAGACTCTCCTGATCCCAGAAGCGGATTTGGTCGATCACCCGGAAGGCATCATTGAAACGTACCGCACTACCGTCTGGCCGCCTCCAGCCCTCGCTCACGATGAACCCGGTGGACCAGATCCGCAGCAGCCCCTCTCGCATGCGGTGGAAAGCTCGGCCATTCTTGGTCATCAGTGAGGCTTCACGCAGGGCATTGGCGCTCGTATGGACCCAGTTGTCTTCGGGCGCACCCGCCTGCAGAAACAGCTGCTGCAAGCCCAGGACAAGATCCGCGTCCGCACCATGAGGGCGACCCCGGCTGGAGTCACCCTGTACACGGACCGTCCGGCCTCCAATGACGAAGGCCGCCTGCCAGTTTGGTGTGTCGGTCAATCGGGTCTGGATACTGAACAGCCCGAGCCGGTCGAGATTTCTCTCGATCTGAGGGGTGGTCGGCTTGGGGCGTTTTCTGTTCATGTTGTGTTTTTAACTGCTAGT containing:
- a CDS encoding sulfotransferase family protein, translated to MTQPNFMIIGAAKAGTTSLYHYLRQHPQIYMTPTKETNYFALVGHPLDYAGPGDQDYITRFSVTTPEGYAAQFAGVQGERAIGEASPLYLYDAQTPQRLKAAVPDVRLIAVLREPVTRAYSAFSHLVRDGREPAVSFAEALELEEDRIAAGWEHIWHYTRMGRYAEQLRRYQALFAPEQLRVYLHDDLLRRPDWVMQDLLKFLEVDSSALPDQSVRHNVSTLGLPHLPPLLPKVQERLEALFTPEREALAELLGRDLRDWERQVLTAY
- a CDS encoding replication initiator protein A — protein: MNRKRPKPTTPQIERNLDRLGLFSIQTRLTDTPNWQAAFVIGGRTVRVQGDSSRGRPHGADADLVLGLQQLFLQAGAPEDNWVHTSANALREASLMTKNGRAFHRMREGLLRIWSTGFIVSEGWRRPDGSAVRFNDAFRVIDQIRFWDQESLHDPPELVPDSTLSVRLGAPVADSLRAGFMHPLNLTVLERLEQPPSRALYRLSEAHRYDDEGSIRSALTVNLMEWRAACGINSTDTDKIRRVLEPAHEELIANHYLQDIRVTGRGQGTQLEYIYMTETDPDPALVRLLREQGVGGPRAVQLARDHAERIQEAVEFLQYRRTAGGTPIRNAGGLLSDFLVNREKYEFVPGLLVPQGERVQPSLALERQREAEQQAEQAAVAKREALSRLPPAEQWREERGTLLLMLRRVLSGEELALLEAQAVVGTVLATELSSQATAARARGEWAGFIEGLRQRLLAGR